The genomic interval GAAGACGATGTTGAGGACGCTAGCCATTAGCTGGTTGTGAAGCGGATGGGTCTTTCGTTCTCAAAAGTACAAGACCCAAATAGGTGAGCGCGCCATTGATCAGCAAGAGCTCGAATCCGAAGGGATATACATAAGTAGCCAGGATCCAAGAGATGAATGGGGCCAAAATACAGACCCAGGGTACTGCGCGGTCTCTTACCGGGCTGCGCGTGAAGAGCCCGAAGGCATAAAGGCCCAAGAGAGGTCCGTAGGTATATCCCGCCAGACGGAACAGGCTGGCGATCACGCTTTCATCATTGACCAGATAGAATAGCCATATGACCAGCACCAAGGCAGCTGACATCCCGATGTGGACCTGCCGTCTGATCCGCACTTTTTGGGAATCACTTTCCCCGGGAGAATCGAGTATATCTACATAGAAGGACGTGGTCAATGCGGCCAAAGCAGAGTCCGCACTCGAATAGGCCGAAGCGATCAGACCTAGGATGAAGAAGAGACCGATCATGGGACCGAGCCCCCCTTCCAATGCGATG from Flavobacteriales bacterium carries:
- a CDS encoding sodium:solute symporter, with the translated sequence DLDFSGMVSVISESEYSKTFFWGEGAGKKHFVKQFLSGAGIALVMTGLDQDMMQKNLACRNLKDAQKNVISLSLVLVVVNLLFLSMGALLYIYAGHAGIAIPEKADLLFPTIALEGGLGPMIGLFFILGLIASAYSSADSALAALTTSFYVDILDSPGESDSQKVRIRRQVHIGMSAALVLVIWLFYLVNDESVIASLFRLAGYTYGPLLGLYAFGLFTRSPVRDRAVPWVCILAPFISWILATYVYPFGFELLLINGALTYLGLVLLRTKDPSASQPANG